The Ornithinimicrobium faecis genome includes a window with the following:
- a CDS encoding pyridoxal phosphate-dependent decarboxylase family protein, translating into MTHDEPDPQPTPAIDAEAVLTQLSAYRSHDAPTHGGSVLSYVYDSGLAELDELAARAAHLALPVNGLDPTTFPSVALMEADLITFGRTILHGPDAVGSVTSGGTESCLLAVKAARDRWVSAGAGGARAGGAGAGDAGRPRIVLASSAHAAFHKAAHYLGLELDIVPVDPATGVPAAADLISSLGSDTALVVVSAPSYPHGVMDPVAEVAGAAAERGIPCHVDACIGGLVLPFWADAGGQAPAPWDFAVPGVSSISADLHKFGYAPKGASLLLFAGRELDLARYFALTNWPGYPVVNPTVLGSRSATSLAAAWAVTTALGPDGYVDLTRRIVTATGEVSRCVEGIEGLRTLGDPAGPLVAVVADEDVPTERRVHPHLWAAACAQRGFVLQGQPALHQSDGTLLPRSTHLTITPATAAILPALTTALREAADEVRGASVQLPADLPVPDPAALAASARESGDLDLTQVLALIETLPRETSAGLLGQFLAAFTAPRPAP; encoded by the coding sequence GTGACCCACGACGAGCCCGATCCCCAGCCGACCCCCGCCATTGATGCGGAGGCGGTGCTGACCCAGCTGTCGGCATACCGCTCCCACGACGCCCCGACGCACGGCGGCTCGGTGCTGTCCTATGTCTATGACAGCGGGCTGGCCGAGCTCGACGAGCTGGCGGCCCGGGCCGCGCACCTGGCGCTGCCGGTCAATGGGCTGGACCCGACGACGTTCCCCTCCGTGGCGCTGATGGAGGCAGACCTGATCACCTTCGGGCGCACCATCCTGCATGGCCCCGACGCCGTGGGCTCGGTGACCTCGGGCGGGACGGAGAGCTGCCTGCTCGCGGTGAAGGCGGCCCGGGACCGCTGGGTCAGCGCCGGTGCAGGTGGCGCCCGTGCAGGTGGCGCCGGTGCGGGTGACGCCGGTCGCCCGCGCATCGTGCTGGCCTCCTCGGCCCACGCTGCGTTCCACAAGGCCGCGCACTATCTGGGGCTCGAGCTCGACATCGTGCCGGTCGATCCCGCCACGGGCGTCCCGGCTGCCGCCGATCTGATCAGCAGCCTCGGGTCGGACACGGCTCTGGTGGTTGTATCCGCGCCGAGTTATCCGCACGGTGTCATGGACCCCGTGGCCGAGGTCGCTGGGGCTGCTGCGGAGCGTGGCATCCCGTGTCACGTCGACGCGTGCATCGGCGGCCTGGTGCTGCCGTTCTGGGCCGACGCCGGTGGTCAGGCGCCCGCGCCCTGGGACTTCGCGGTGCCGGGCGTGAGCAGCATCTCCGCCGACCTGCACAAGTTTGGCTATGCCCCCAAGGGCGCCTCGCTGCTGCTGTTCGCCGGCCGCGAGCTCGACCTGGCGCGCTATTTCGCGCTCACGAACTGGCCGGGTTATCCGGTCGTGAACCCCACCGTCCTGGGGTCCCGATCGGCGACGTCCCTGGCTGCTGCGTGGGCCGTGACGACGGCGCTGGGACCGGACGGCTACGTCGACCTGACCAGGCGCATCGTCACCGCGACCGGCGAGGTGTCCCGCTGCGTGGAGGGGATCGAGGGGCTGCGCACCCTCGGGGATCCGGCGGGTCCGCTGGTGGCCGTCGTGGCAGATGAGGACGTCCCGACTGAACGGCGCGTGCACCCGCACCTGTGGGCCGCGGCCTGCGCGCAGCGCGGGTTCGTCCTGCAGGGACAGCCCGCCCTGCACCAGTCGGACGGGACGCTCCTGCCCCGCTCGACGCACCTGACGATCACGCCGGCAACAGCGGCGATCCTGCCTGCGCTGACCACCGCGCTGCGCGAGGCCGCCGACGAGGTCCGTGGGGCGAGCGTGCAGTTGCCCGCGGACCTGCCGGTGCCGGATCCCGCCGCCCTGGCGGCCAGTGCGCGAGAGAGCGGCGACCTGGACCTGACCCAGGTGCTGGCCCTCATCGAGACACTCCCCCGCGAGACGAGCGCTGGGCTGCTCGGGCAGTTCCTGGCTGCGTTCACCGCGCCGCGACCGGCTCCCTAG
- a CDS encoding MarR family winged helix-turn-helix transcriptional regulator, producing the protein MAATDRVAELIRQLREHDAALHELATRHLPPATLPSDLTLRQLQVLVVVRGRPGITGQELSESLHVSTPTISGLVERLVGKDLLARHTDTTDRRRILLSLTEEAAAMLLEMESLGERVREQVISRLSVEELSSLVAVTGRLREVAEELAQEQELAQEQAKEQEQA; encoded by the coding sequence GTGGCTGCCACCGACCGCGTCGCCGAGCTCATCCGCCAGTTGCGAGAGCACGATGCAGCGCTCCACGAGCTGGCCACGCGCCACCTGCCGCCGGCAACCCTGCCCAGCGACCTCACCCTGCGGCAGCTCCAGGTGCTGGTCGTGGTCAGGGGGCGGCCGGGCATCACCGGTCAGGAACTGTCCGAGAGCCTCCACGTCTCCACGCCGACGATCAGCGGCCTGGTGGAGCGTCTCGTGGGCAAGGACCTGCTCGCCCGGCACACCGACACCACCGACCGGCGTCGCATCCTGTTGTCCCTCACCGAGGAGGCCGCCGCGATGCTCCTGGAGATGGAGTCGTTGGGCGAGCGGGTGCGCGAGCAGGTGATCAGCAGACTGAGCGTGGAGGAGTTGAGCTCGCTCGTCGCCGTCACCGGTCGGCTCCGGGAGGTTGCGGAAGAGTTGGCCCAGGAGCAGGAGTTGGCACAGGAGCAGGCCAAGGAGCAAGAGCAGGCGTAG
- a CDS encoding efflux RND transporter permease subunit: MNKLTRFSVHNRALIALTTLFAIFFGLNAMSSLPRELFPSLQFPILAVATPVPDASAEVVEEQVSDRIETAAQGLDSVVEVQSQSSEGFSVVTIELDYGTDLGAAQTDLQRTVLGLQGLPDDAEPQIIAGSIDDFPIIQLSASGGESPDDLLQRLRNVVVPEIEDLDGVRDVQLTGVADQIIRVDLDAAAAAEAGVTGATVGQLLQANGVLVPAGTVTDDSEELLVTVGSRLTDVEELRALPLVAPPGAEPTDPATPPGAEPTEPAPQLTLGDVAEVELTEQEATAYTRTNGEPSVGLSITKTPDGNAVNISHALTQITPELEEQLGGGELAIIFDQAPFIEQSIEGLTTEGLLGLAFAILIVLVFLLSLRLTLVTAISIPLSLLIAMLGLQLAGYSLNILTLGALTISIGRVVDDSIVVIENIKRHGSLGEDRLTAILRAVREVAGAITAATVSTVAVFLPMAFVGGQVGELFRPFALTIAIAMGASLLVALTIIPVLGYWLLGRGADVEKRLTSTAAAATGVAADTGETAETTGETAAGTTSESDAHPAPLLDADAPDRLQRSYLRVLRPALAHPVWSLVLALALLVGTGAAATQLKTDFIGDSGADSLTVSLELPSGSTLEETDAASRELEEWLADRPEVESYQATVGSSGGIEAVFLGGGATTSSLAVTLVEGTDGDVFGETVKNDAPAPESANLTATSANAAPGATELQVIVTGQDPEDLTSAASEVEQVLVDVGAEDVTNNLTNTVPGLEVTVDRAAAAEVGLTESQVGQTVAAAMGGSTVGQVVLGTQPASVIVHQGEPPADLSALESLTVGAGPEGEVVLSDVASLERVDQQVQITRIDGLRSASITATATGDDLGALTADVQEGLDGLSLPEGVRATIGGVSAEQAEAFASLGLALLAAIAIVYLVMVATFNSLVQPLLLMVSVPFAATGSIAMLLATDTPLEVASMIGMLMLVGIVVTNAIVLIDLVNQYRRRGHTVKEALIEGARHRFRPIVMTALATIGALTPMALSLTGGGAFISQPLALVVIGGLISSTALTLLLVPVLYVLVEGWGERRRARRGKHAPEVVAAD, translated from the coding sequence ATGAACAAGCTCACCAGGTTTAGCGTGCACAACCGTGCCCTGATCGCGTTGACCACCCTGTTTGCCATCTTCTTTGGGCTCAACGCGATGAGCTCCCTGCCGCGTGAGTTGTTCCCGTCGCTGCAGTTCCCCATCCTGGCGGTCGCAACACCCGTGCCGGACGCGAGCGCAGAGGTGGTTGAGGAGCAGGTCAGCGACCGCATCGAGACCGCGGCCCAGGGCCTGGACAGCGTCGTGGAGGTGCAGTCGCAGTCCAGCGAGGGCTTCTCGGTCGTCACGATCGAGTTGGACTATGGGACTGACCTGGGCGCTGCCCAGACCGACCTGCAACGCACCGTGCTGGGGTTGCAGGGCCTGCCGGACGACGCCGAGCCACAGATCATCGCGGGCAGCATCGACGACTTCCCGATCATCCAGCTGTCCGCGAGCGGTGGCGAGAGTCCTGACGACCTGCTGCAGCGGCTGCGCAACGTCGTCGTCCCGGAGATCGAGGACCTGGACGGCGTGCGCGACGTGCAACTCACCGGTGTCGCCGACCAGATCATCCGAGTGGACCTGGACGCGGCCGCAGCGGCCGAGGCCGGCGTCACCGGCGCCACGGTCGGGCAGCTGCTGCAGGCCAACGGCGTGCTGGTGCCGGCCGGAACCGTCACCGACGACAGCGAGGAGCTGCTGGTCACCGTCGGCAGTCGCCTGACCGATGTCGAGGAGCTCCGGGCGCTGCCGCTGGTCGCGCCACCCGGTGCCGAGCCCACTGACCCGGCCACGCCACCCGGTGCCGAGCCCACCGAACCGGCACCCCAGCTCACCCTGGGGGACGTCGCCGAGGTGGAGCTGACCGAGCAGGAGGCCACGGCATACACGCGCACCAATGGGGAGCCCAGCGTCGGCCTGTCGATCACCAAGACGCCCGACGGCAACGCCGTCAACATCTCCCACGCCCTCACCCAGATCACCCCCGAGCTCGAGGAACAGCTGGGCGGTGGCGAGCTGGCGATCATCTTTGACCAGGCACCCTTCATCGAGCAGTCCATCGAGGGGCTGACCACCGAGGGGCTGCTGGGGCTGGCGTTCGCGATCCTCATCGTGCTGGTGTTCCTGCTGTCGCTGCGGCTGACGCTGGTGACGGCGATCAGCATCCCGCTGTCGCTGCTGATCGCGATGCTGGGGCTGCAGCTGGCCGGCTATTCGCTCAACATCCTCACGCTGGGGGCACTGACCATCTCGATCGGCCGGGTCGTCGATGACTCGATCGTGGTGATCGAGAACATCAAGCGCCACGGCAGCCTCGGCGAGGACCGGCTGACCGCGATCCTGCGGGCCGTGCGCGAGGTCGCTGGAGCCATCACCGCCGCCACCGTCTCCACCGTCGCGGTCTTCCTGCCGATGGCCTTCGTCGGCGGACAGGTCGGTGAGCTGTTCCGCCCGTTCGCGCTGACGATTGCGATCGCGATGGGTGCCTCCCTGCTGGTGGCGCTGACGATCATCCCGGTGCTCGGCTATTGGCTGTTGGGACGCGGCGCGGACGTGGAGAAACGGCTCACCTCGACCGCAGCTGCAGCCACCGGGGTGGCGGCAGACACCGGGGAAACTGCAGAGACCACCGGGGAGACTGCTGCAGGGACCACTTCCGAGTCCGACGCTCACCCCGCACCATTGCTGGACGCGGATGCACCGGACCGCCTGCAGCGCAGCTATCTGCGGGTGCTGCGCCCGGCTCTGGCCCACCCCGTGTGGTCGCTGGTCCTCGCGCTCGCACTCCTGGTCGGCACCGGAGCCGCCGCGACCCAGCTCAAGACTGATTTCATCGGCGACTCCGGCGCGGACAGCCTCACCGTGTCCCTGGAGCTCCCCTCCGGCAGCACACTCGAGGAGACCGACGCGGCCAGCCGCGAGCTGGAGGAGTGGCTCGCCGACCGACCCGAGGTCGAGTCCTATCAGGCGACGGTTGGCTCCTCCGGCGGCATCGAGGCGGTCTTCCTCGGCGGCGGGGCCACCACCTCCAGCCTCGCGGTCACCCTGGTCGAGGGCACCGACGGCGATGTCTTCGGTGAGACCGTCAAGAACGACGCGCCGGCTCCCGAGTCGGCCAACCTGACGGCGACGTCGGCCAACGCGGCTCCCGGTGCCACCGAGCTGCAGGTGATCGTCACCGGTCAGGACCCGGAGGATCTGACCAGCGCCGCCAGCGAGGTCGAGCAAGTGCTGGTCGACGTCGGGGCGGAGGACGTGACCAACAACCTGACCAACACGGTGCCGGGGCTTGAGGTCACGGTCGACCGCGCCGCGGCGGCCGAGGTGGGACTCACCGAGTCGCAGGTCGGCCAGACCGTCGCTGCCGCGATGGGCGGCAGCACGGTCGGGCAGGTGGTGCTGGGCACCCAGCCCGCCTCGGTCATCGTCCACCAGGGCGAGCCCCCGGCCGACCTGTCCGCTCTGGAGTCGTTGACCGTCGGCGCCGGCCCCGAGGGCGAGGTCGTGCTGTCCGACGTGGCCAGCCTGGAGCGGGTCGACCAGCAGGTGCAGATCACCCGCATCGACGGGCTGCGCAGCGCCTCGATCACCGCCACGGCCACCGGCGACGACCTCGGTGCCCTCACTGCCGACGTGCAGGAGGGGCTCGACGGCCTGAGCCTGCCCGAGGGGGTGCGCGCCACCATTGGTGGTGTCAGCGCCGAGCAGGCCGAGGCCTTCGCGAGCCTGGGCCTGGCCCTGCTGGCCGCCATCGCCATCGTCTATCTGGTGATGGTGGCGACCTTCAACAGCCTGGTGCAGCCGCTGCTGCTGATGGTGTCGGTGCCGTTCGCGGCCACCGGCTCCATCGCGATGCTGCTGGCGACCGACACACCACTGGAGGTCGCCTCGATGATCGGCATGCTGATGCTCGTCGGCATCGTGGTGACCAATGCGATCGTGCTGATCGACCTGGTCAACCAATACCGCCGGCGTGGGCACACCGTGAAGGAGGCGCTCATCGAGGGCGCCCGCCACCGGTTCCGCCCCATCGTCATGACGGCCCTGGCGACCATCGGTGCGCTGACCCCGATGGCGTTGTCCCTCACCGGGGGCGGGGCCTTCATCTCCCAGCCGCTGGCCCTGGTGGTGATCGGCGGTTTGATCTCGTCCACTGCGCTGACCCTGCTGCTGGTGCCGGTGCTTTATGTGCTGGTCGAGGGCTGGGGCGAGCGGCGACGAGCGCGCCGCGGCAAGCACGCACCAGAGGTCGTGGCAGCGGACTAA
- a CDS encoding type II toxin-antitoxin system Phd/YefM family antitoxin has product METVKVQYAKTHLSALLAAVERGEEIVIARGDRPVARLSPIDGQDDRELGFVAYSVPDEFFDPLPEEELAVWEGAG; this is encoded by the coding sequence ATGGAAACGGTCAAGGTGCAATACGCCAAGACGCACTTGTCCGCGCTGCTGGCAGCAGTCGAGCGGGGCGAAGAGATCGTCATCGCGCGCGGGGACCGCCCCGTCGCCCGGCTGTCCCCGATCGATGGCCAGGACGACCGCGAGCTGGGCTTCGTCGCCTACTCAGTGCCTGACGAGTTCTTCGACCCTCTGCCAGAGGAGGAACTCGCTGTGTGGGAGGGCGCGGGATGA
- a CDS encoding type II toxin-antitoxin system VapC family toxin produces MTYLLDTHAVLWALTDPARLGPAARQTITARSTRLAVSAATAWEISTKQRIGKLPQADALVGGYSRHLDRLGAIRLPIDEEHALLAGRLDWSHRDPFDRVFAAQAMLESLTLVTNDSAFAELNGVATLW; encoded by the coding sequence ATGACCTATCTCCTAGACACCCACGCGGTGCTCTGGGCACTCACCGACCCCGCGCGTCTGGGGCCCGCCGCGCGCCAGACCATCACGGCCCGCTCCACCCGACTGGCCGTCTCAGCAGCAACGGCGTGGGAGATCTCCACCAAGCAGCGCATCGGCAAACTTCCCCAGGCGGACGCCCTCGTCGGCGGATACTCCCGGCATCTCGATCGGTTGGGTGCCATCAGACTGCCCATCGACGAGGAACACGCGCTGCTCGCGGGACGGCTGGATTGGTCTCATCGCGATCCGTTTGATCGTGTGTTTGCCGCCCAAGCCATGCTGGAGTCCCTCACGCTCGTGACGAACGACTCGGCCTTCGCGGAGCTCAACGGGGTCGCCACGCTCTGGTAG
- a CDS encoding glucose-6-phosphate dehydrogenase → MSPASDATTTLLILGASGDLTQRLLLPGLGSLLAVETDRSVHVVGADRADMSQQEWADTVRTALTSTGAPDEAVEAIVAGTEYIKADLMVPEELDALLTQVGDPVVLYFALPPAVSVQVCELLETRGVSEQTRLALEKPFGTDLPSAQALNVQVLKVVDENRVHRIDHFLGLSTVLNLLGVRFANRLLQPVWTSEHIEKVVISYDEDLALEGRAGYYDKAGALVDMIQSHLLQVLAFFAMEAPGSITEDEVRSVKADVLRATAVWGGDPRSASRRARYTAGTIGARAVPDYTSEEGVDPALDTETLAEMVVEIDTDRWRGTPFVLRSGKALGEKSKKIEVIFKEPDRVPSGLHGKDVPDSLVLDLKPAAMVVSLSINAEGDPFDLEQKELVATLADSRMLPYGEVLGRILDGDPLLSIRGDVAEDCWRIVEPVLGAWRADEVPMQEYAAGSSVPDGWGAIPAKR, encoded by the coding sequence ATGAGCCCAGCGAGCGACGCCACCACGACCCTGCTGATCCTCGGCGCCTCCGGTGACCTCACCCAGCGGCTGCTGCTGCCCGGGCTCGGGTCGCTGCTGGCCGTCGAGACCGACCGGTCCGTCCACGTCGTCGGCGCGGACCGTGCAGACATGAGCCAGCAGGAGTGGGCCGACACCGTGCGCACCGCGCTGACCTCAACGGGTGCACCGGACGAGGCGGTCGAGGCGATCGTCGCGGGCACCGAATACATCAAGGCCGACCTGATGGTCCCCGAGGAGCTGGACGCTCTGCTGACCCAGGTCGGGGACCCGGTCGTCCTCTACTTTGCCCTGCCGCCGGCCGTCAGCGTGCAGGTCTGCGAGCTCCTGGAGACCCGGGGAGTCTCCGAGCAGACCCGGCTGGCGCTGGAGAAGCCGTTCGGCACCGACCTGCCGTCCGCTCAGGCGCTCAACGTGCAGGTCCTGAAGGTGGTGGATGAGAACCGGGTCCACCGGATCGACCACTTCCTCGGTCTGAGCACGGTGCTCAACCTGCTCGGTGTCCGCTTCGCCAACCGGCTCCTGCAGCCGGTCTGGACCTCTGAGCACATCGAGAAGGTCGTCATCAGCTATGACGAGGACCTGGCTCTGGAGGGACGGGCCGGCTACTACGACAAGGCCGGCGCCCTGGTCGACATGATCCAGTCGCACCTGCTGCAGGTGCTGGCCTTCTTCGCGATGGAGGCGCCGGGATCCATCACCGAGGACGAGGTCCGCTCGGTCAAGGCCGACGTGCTGCGCGCCACCGCAGTCTGGGGCGGCGACCCGCGCAGCGCCTCCCGCCGAGCCCGCTACACCGCAGGGACCATCGGGGCACGCGCCGTCCCGGACTACACCTCCGAGGAGGGCGTGGACCCCGCGCTGGACACCGAGACGCTCGCCGAGATGGTGGTCGAGATCGACACCGACCGCTGGCGGGGCACGCCCTTCGTGCTGCGCAGCGGCAAGGCGCTCGGCGAGAAGTCGAAGAAGATCGAGGTGATCTTCAAGGAGCCCGACCGGGTGCCGAGCGGCCTGCACGGCAAGGACGTCCCGGACAGCCTGGTGCTCGACCTCAAGCCGGCAGCGATGGTGGTGTCGCTGTCGATCAACGCAGAGGGTGACCCGTTCGACCTGGAGCAGAAGGAGCTGGTCGCCACGCTCGCTGACTCGCGCATGCTGCCCTACGGCGAGGTGCTCGGGCGGATCCTGGACGGTGACCCGTTGCTGTCGATCCGCGGCGACGTCGCCGAGGACTGCTGGCGCATCGTGGAGCCGGTGCTTGGAGCCTGGCGAGCCGACGAGGTGCCGATGCAGGAGTATGCCGCGGGCTCATCTGTCCCCGACGGCTGGGGCGCCATCCCCGCAAAAAGATAA
- a CDS encoding ABC1 kinase family protein, giving the protein MQLLTLVLIGFMILLLGLITRRLLGVPVGWIRTILVSLIVVYGGGALSRRIGEDLGVFTAEGVITPGRDLLAAVVVTLMVAWGIALGLGILVILEALLPTGTVPSLARFLRDLPARRRRSRRYARIVTLAVRHGLGGFLSSRARSDLGDDAPQVARSLREALTEAGVTYVKLGQMIATRPDLVGDAFARELSQLQSDVPAEPWETVRSTLTTELGHAPEEVFAEVDHTPLAAASVGQVHRARLLDGSPVVIKVQRSTARAQVRDDLDIVLRLAAWLDRVTAWGHSLDVRTLAEGFAASLTEELDYRTELANMAAVARATDDHRDGVTVRVPTAYEELSGPRLLVMEEVQGEPVSRAREQLDRMPSAQRAATAGALLGSVLRQVIGTGVFHADLHAGNVFLERDGGLALLDLGSVGRLDAAARAGIGRLLLAVDRGDSIAATDALLEVLDRGPALDDQRLERELGAVITRTASIGSAGTGGLFSELLSLVVRHGLSVPPQIAAVFRSLGALEGTLRQIDPQLDLVEASREAGRELAQERLTPAGLRDSAEEQLARMLPLLARLPRRVDALAESLQRGELSVNVRLLADARDRSFITGLVQQLTMTVLAAACAIAGIMLVVSDGGPVLAENIPLHPLLGATLFLFAFVLAARALVLVFRHTVLPERADRRP; this is encoded by the coding sequence ATGCAGCTGCTGACGCTCGTGCTCATCGGGTTCATGATCCTGCTGCTCGGGCTGATCACCCGGCGGTTGCTGGGCGTGCCGGTGGGCTGGATCCGCACCATCCTGGTGAGTCTGATCGTGGTCTATGGCGGGGGCGCCCTGTCGAGACGTATCGGCGAGGACCTGGGGGTGTTCACCGCGGAGGGGGTGATCACGCCTGGCCGGGACTTGCTGGCCGCAGTGGTGGTGACTCTGATGGTCGCCTGGGGCATCGCTCTCGGCCTCGGGATCCTGGTGATCCTGGAGGCGCTGCTGCCGACCGGCACCGTGCCCAGCCTGGCCCGTTTCCTCCGTGACCTCCCGGCGCGGCGCCGCCGCAGCAGACGCTATGCCCGGATCGTGACGCTCGCCGTCCGACACGGACTGGGCGGATTCCTCTCCAGCAGAGCAAGGTCCGACCTCGGCGACGATGCCCCGCAGGTCGCCCGCTCCCTGCGCGAGGCGCTGACCGAGGCCGGCGTCACCTACGTCAAGCTCGGACAGATGATCGCGACCCGCCCGGACCTGGTCGGGGACGCCTTTGCCCGTGAGCTGAGCCAACTGCAGTCCGACGTGCCGGCCGAGCCGTGGGAGACCGTCCGCTCGACGCTGACCACCGAGCTGGGACACGCGCCGGAGGAGGTCTTCGCGGAGGTCGACCACACCCCGCTCGCTGCGGCCTCGGTCGGGCAGGTGCACCGGGCGCGGCTGCTCGACGGGTCGCCGGTCGTGATCAAGGTGCAGCGCAGCACGGCCCGGGCCCAGGTCCGCGACGACCTCGACATCGTCCTGCGCCTGGCCGCCTGGCTGGACCGGGTCACCGCCTGGGGTCACTCCCTCGACGTCCGCACCCTCGCGGAGGGGTTCGCGGCCAGCCTCACCGAGGAGCTCGACTATCGCACCGAGCTGGCCAACATGGCCGCCGTCGCCCGCGCCACCGACGACCACCGGGACGGGGTCACGGTCCGGGTCCCCACGGCATACGAGGAGCTGTCCGGCCCCCGCCTGCTGGTGATGGAGGAGGTGCAGGGAGAGCCGGTCTCGCGCGCTCGCGAACAACTCGACCGTATGCCGAGTGCCCAGCGTGCAGCCACGGCCGGCGCACTGCTGGGGTCGGTTCTGCGACAGGTCATCGGGACGGGGGTCTTCCACGCCGACCTGCACGCGGGCAACGTCTTCCTGGAGCGGGACGGGGGTCTGGCCCTGCTCGACCTCGGGTCCGTGGGGCGCCTCGACGCGGCCGCCCGTGCTGGCATCGGCCGGCTGCTGCTCGCCGTGGACCGGGGCGACTCGATCGCGGCCACGGACGCGCTGCTGGAGGTGCTGGACAGGGGCCCGGCGCTGGACGACCAGCGCCTGGAGCGGGAGCTGGGGGCGGTGATCACCCGGACCGCGTCGATCGGCAGCGCCGGGACGGGAGGGCTCTTCTCCGAGCTGCTCTCCCTCGTGGTGCGCCACGGACTCTCCGTGCCGCCGCAGATCGCGGCGGTCTTCCGCTCGCTGGGTGCGCTGGAGGGCACGCTGCGCCAGATCGACCCGCAGCTCGACCTGGTCGAGGCCAGTCGGGAGGCGGGCCGCGAGCTGGCCCAGGAGCGGCTCACCCCCGCTGGGCTGCGCGACAGCGCCGAGGAGCAGCTCGCCCGGATGCTGCCGCTGCTCGCGCGGTTGCCGCGCCGCGTCGATGCGCTCGCCGAGTCCCTGCAGCGCGGGGAGCTCTCGGTCAACGTGCGTCTGCTCGCCGATGCCCGGGACCGGTCCTTCATCACGGGGCTGGTGCAACAGCTCACGATGACCGTGCTGGCGGCGGCCTGCGCGATCGCCGGGATCATGCTGGTGGTCTCCGACGGCGGGCCGGTGCTCGCGGAGAACATCCCGCTGCATCCCCTGCTCGGTGCCACGCTCTTCCTCTTTGCCTTCGTCCTGGCCGCGCGTGCCCTCGTGCTGGTGTTTCGGCACACGGTCCTCCCGGAGCGGGCCGATCGCCGGCCCTGA
- a CDS encoding maleylpyruvate isomerase family mycothiol-dependent enzyme has protein sequence MSTAPAGTLPELALLERAIGYTRVALVAALDVPGDAPTTCAGWTLEDLLTHMNASLLTLDQAAQVGGIALFDPPGCSRGGLAVHEQVQLLSARACALLDSWTGREAPEMFRVGGSELQAGLLASAGALEITLHGWDVGQACGSNHPVPAALAEDLLSYAPLLISDADRPHRFGPALPTGADATADVELLALVGRGERIPRA, from the coding sequence GTGAGCACCGCACCAGCCGGGACGCTGCCCGAGCTGGCGCTGCTGGAGAGGGCCATCGGCTACACCCGCGTTGCGCTGGTTGCTGCCCTCGACGTGCCCGGCGATGCGCCGACGACGTGTGCGGGTTGGACGCTCGAGGACCTGCTGACCCACATGAACGCGTCCCTGCTGACCCTGGACCAGGCGGCCCAGGTCGGTGGCATCGCCCTGTTCGACCCTCCGGGCTGCTCCCGGGGCGGGTTGGCGGTGCACGAGCAGGTGCAACTGCTGAGCGCCCGGGCGTGCGCGCTGCTCGACTCCTGGACCGGACGGGAGGCACCCGAGATGTTCCGGGTGGGCGGCTCGGAGCTGCAGGCGGGGCTGCTGGCCTCGGCCGGAGCGCTGGAGATCACGCTGCACGGGTGGGACGTCGGCCAGGCCTGTGGGAGCAACCACCCGGTGCCGGCGGCGCTGGCCGAGGACCTGCTGAGCTATGCGCCCCTGCTGATCTCCGACGCGGACCGCCCCCACCGCTTCGGCCCGGCCCTGCCCACCGGTGCCGACGCGACCGCGGACGTGGAACTGCTCGCGCTGGTCGGCCGCGGGGAGCGGATTCCCCGAGCGTAG